TTCATTTATATGTTTAGAAAATCAGTTACAACAAGCAATAATAAATATATTAGTAAATGCAAAAGAAGCAATTATAAATAGAGATATTAAAAATGGAATAATTTTAATAAGTGCAAAAAGAAAAAACTCTTCAATAGAATTACTCATACAAGATAATGGAGGAGGAGTTGAAAATGAAGAGATTTTAAAATCTATGTTTGAGCCATATTTTACAACAAAACTACAATCTCATGGAACAGGTATAGGATTATATATGACAAAAATTATTATTGAACAAAATTTAGGTGGCAAAATAAAAGTTAAAAACCTAAATGATGGGCTGATATTTAAAATTAAATTGCCAATCTTGGTTATTTAATTTTAAAATAAATTATTTTTTAAAAAACTCACAAAAAAAACACACTTTTTTTATACAATTATTTACAAGTAAACTATGAAAAAGAGTCGATTTTATGAACCGACACTTTATAGCTACCAAAATACTTTTTCATAAGTTATTATCTTAACTATTATTAAAAAAGGGAGTTTTATGTTCGGAGCAATTTCAAATAAAGAGTTAGAAATTATTGATAATTATTTTAAACAATTTATCAAATTTATCTCTTACGAAAAAAGTGAATTTGATTATATTGAATCAACAGGAAACAAAAAACTTGATGATATTTTAAGAAACTGGAATGAAGAGATAAAAGTTTTTGATAAAAGAAATAAAGATGATATGAGAGTTTTAGGAGAGATTGTATTAACAGCTGACAAAGTAGAAAAAGGTATATACAATTGTAAAATAAAATCAGAAAGTTCAAATCCAACAATCTCTACTTTAAAAAATACGCTTAATAAAATGCTTTCAAGTATAAATGACTCTAATTCAAGAATTTTAAGAGTAATCAATAGTTATACAAATAATGATTTTACAGATAGCATAAAAGTTGTAGATAAATATAAAGATGAAATGAAATTATTGATGGAAAATGTTAATAAATTAGGTAAAGCCTTAGAAATTAATGCAAAAACTAATTTCCAAAATGGTCAAACTCTACAACATGACTCTTCACTTATGACCTCATCTATGAATAATTTAGCTTCAAAAGCAAATGAACAAGCAGCCTCTTTAGAACAAACAGCAGCAGCACTTGAAGAGATAACAAGTATTACTAGAAATAATGCCGAAAATGCTTCAAAAATGGCAACTTTAGGGCAAATTGTAAAAAAATCTGTTTTTAGTGGTGAACAATTAGCAAGTAAAACTGCTATCTCTATGGATGAAATAAATGAAAAAGTAAAAGCTATAAATGAAGCAATCACAGTAATTGACCAAATTGCTTTCCAAACAAATATTCTAAGTTTAAATGCAGCAGTAGAAGCTGCAACTGCTGGAGAAGCTGGGAAAGGATTTGCTGTTGTTGCACAAGAAGTGAGAAATCTAGCTTCACGAAGTGCAGAAGCTGCTAAAGAGATTAAAAATCTAGTAGAAGAAGCTAATCAAAAAGCGAATGATGGGAAAACTGTTTCATCAGATATGATAGAAGGTTACAAAGAATTAAATAAAAATATCTCTGAAACAATCCATATAATAGAAGATGTATCAAGATCTTCAAAAGAACAGATGACTGGAATTGAGCAAATAAATGATGCTGTAAATATGTTAGATAGAGTTACGCAAGAAAATGCTTCTGAATCAAATCAAGTAAAATCAATTGCTCAAAATGTATCACAATTAGCAAATGAATTATTAGCTGATGCAAAAACTAAAAAGTTTAACTAAAGGAAATTGAAAATGGCAAATGAAAAAGAGACAATTTTAGATAAAAATGCTTTTTTAGTAAGTGAAACTGATTTAAAAGGTATTATAAGATTTGCAAATGAAGATTTTTGTAAAGTTGCTGAATATTCTTTGGATGAATTATTAGGAAAACCTCATAGCATGGTAAGACATAAAGATATGCCTAAAAAAGCTTTTAAATCTTTGTGGGATACTGTACAAAAAGGTGAAGTATGGACAGGTTATGTAAAAAATGCAACTAAAAATGGTGGATATTATTGGGTTTTTGCAACAGTTTATCCATTTGAAAGTTGTGATGGAACAAGAGGATATCTATCTTGTAGAAAAAGAGCTACACCTGAAGAGATAAAAAAAGCTGAAATTCTTTATGAAAAATGGAATAAAGAAAATTAATGAATAATATAAATTGTTTTAATAAATTTAATTTTATAGCTAGCGATTACAATATCTTAATCATTGAAGACTCTACTTCAATGATTAAAATCATAAATACTATTTTTCAAAAAAATGGATTTAATACATTTTTGAGCTCTACAATAAAAGAGGCTAAAGATATAATTAGCAAAAATAAAATTGACTATATAATTTTAGATATAAATCTTCCTGATGGACATGGATACGAAATAATAAAAGAGTTATCTAGTTCAGTTAAAATCATCGTTTTAACAACTCAAACTGATTTACAATTAAAAGAGGTTTCTTATCAAAAAGGTGTAATTGATTTTATAAATAAAGATAAAAACTTTTTATATAAAATTTCTGAAATACCAAATCTAATAAAACAATTTGAAAAAAATAAATCAAAAACAATTTTGATTGTTGAAGACTCTTTTGTTGTAAGAGAACAACTAAAAGATATTTTAGAAAATAGAAACTACAAAATCTTAGAAGCAAAAGATGTAAAAGAGGCTGTTGATATTATTAATTTTAATAAAATTGATTTAATGTTATTGGACTTAGAACTAGAAAAATCAAATGGTTATGATTTTTTAATAAAAAATAGAACTCTAATTCTTGAGAAATTAAATATCAAAGTAGTAATTATTACAGGAAATATTTCCTCAAATCTTATTAGAGACTCTTTTAGATTAGGTGTAAAAGAGATTATAAGAAAACCATTTGTTATAGAAGAACTGATTTTAAAAACTGATATTTTTATAAATGATAAAGATATTGAAGATGAAATGATTTGTAAAACTCAGTTGCTAAATCAATATAAAGATACAGTTGATAGAAGTTCAATTGTTTCAAAAGCAAATGAAAAGGGAATAATAACTTATGTAAATGAAGCTTTTTGTAAGATTTCAGGATATACACAAGAAGAACTTTTAGGAAAACCACATAATATTGTAAGACATCCTGATATGGATTCTTTAGTGTTTAAAGAGATGTGGCATACTATCAAAGATTTAAAAATTCCTTGGACTGGAATTGTAAAAAATAGAAAAAAAGATGGAAGTAGTTATTGGGTTCAAACAATTATAAATCCTATTTTAGATGAAAATGGAAACATCTTAGAATTTATTGGAATAAGAACTGATATAACTGAAATTGAAAAAACAAAAGAGTATTTTAAAGACCAATATGATATCTCTCAAAATAATTTCCAAGAAGTAATGAATCTTTCAAAACTTTATGAAAATGCAATTGAAAGAAGTAATATTATTTTAAGGGTAGATACAAATAAAATCATTACCTATGCAAATGAACAATTTTATAAAATAAGTGGTTTTACAAAAGAAGAATTAGTGGGGAAACACTATGATTTTATAAATAGAGTAATCTTTAATGATGATTCTTTTATGGAAAAAATGTGGCAAGCTATTGAAAATAAAGAGATTTGGAAAGGACAAATAAGTAATATTTTTAAAGATAATAAAATCCATCATTTTTTAGCAACTGTTGTTCCAATTATTAATACCCAAGGTAAAATAATTGAATATTTAAGTATTAGAAAAGAGATAACAGAAGTTATAAAATTACATGAAGAGATAGAAGATACTCAAAGAGAAATTATTTATAAAATGGGTGAAATTGGTGAGAGTAGAAGTAATGAAACTGGAAATCACGTAAAAAGAGTAGCCCATTATTCAAAACTTTTAGCAACTTTATATGGCTTAGATGAAAAAGAGTGTGATATTTTATTTACAGCAAGTCCAATGCATGATATTGGGAAAGTTGGTGTTCCTGATTCTATTTTAAATAAACCTGGCAAACTAACAGAAGATGAATGGAAAATTATGAAAAAACACACTGTTATTGGTCATAAAATATTAAAAAATTCAAAAAGAGAAATATTAAAAGCAGCTGCAATAGTAGCCATGGAACATCATGAAAAATGGGATGGAAGTGGTTATCCAAGAGGTTTAAAAGAAGAAAAGATTCATATTTATGGAAGAATTACTGCAATTGCTGATGTATTTGATGCACTTGGAAGTAATAGATGTTATAAAAAAGCTTGGGAAAAAGAAGAGATTTTTAAACTTTTTAAAGAAGAAAAAGCTAAACATTTTGACCCAAAATTGATTGATTTATTCTTTGAAAATATAGATAAATTTAAAGAAATTAGAGATAGATATAAAGATTAAGTATTAGAAAAAGGAGAATAATTATGTTTAATTTTACAAAAACAGAAGAAGAAGCAGGAAGATTAAATGCAATGGAACAAAACTTTGCAATTATTTCATTTAAACCAGATGGCACAATACTACATGCAAATGACAATTTTTTAAATGCTTTAGGTTATAAATTAAGTGAAGTTGTTGGTAATCATCACAGAATGTTTTGTAATAAAACATATACAAATACAAAAGAGTATTCTGAGTTTTGGAACAATTTAGCAAATGGAATATCTCTGATAGATGAGTTTGAAAGATTTAGAAAAGATGGAAGTTCTATTTGGATTCAAGCTTCATATACTCCTGTAAGAAATAAAAATGGAACAGTAACTCGTGTTGTTAAATTTGCACAAGATATAACTGATTCTAAAAAAGTGATAGAGGCTGTAAAAAAAGCAATTGATTTAGCAAAAGCAGGTATTTTAAAACAAACTATAAAAGAAACAACTCAAAATCAAGGAATTGAAGAACTTAAAAATGGTGTAAATGAGTTATTTGAGATTGTATCTAATAAAGTAGATGGTAACTTAAATAAAATATCAGATGCTTTATCATCTTATCAAAAATTAGATTTTAGACATAGAATAAGTGGAAATGATTTAGGAGAAGTAGCAATTGGTCTAAATAATCTTGCAAATGTTGTAAATGAAATGTTAGTAGAAAATAAAACAAATGGATTAACATTAGATGAAAGTTCAAATATTTTATTAGCAAATGTTGATAAATTAAATATTAGTTCAAATGAAGCAGCAGCAAGCCTTGAAGAAACAGCAGCAGCGCTTGAACAAATCACTTCAAATATTAGAAACAATACTGAAAATATTCAAAAAATGGCAAGTTATTCAAATAGTGTAACAAAATCAGCAAATGATGGAGAAAAATTAGCAAATCAAACAACTGTTGCAATGGAAGAGATAAATATACAAGTTAATTCTATAAATGAAGCAATTACTGTAATTGACCAAATAGCATTCCAAACAAATATTCTAAGTCTAAATGCAGCAGTTGAAGCAGCAACTGCTGGAGAAGCTGGAAAAGGATTTGCCGTTGTTGCTCAAGAGGTAAGAAATCTAGCTTCACGAAGTGCAGAAGCAGCTAAAGAGATAAAAACTATAGTAGAAAATGCAACTAAAAAAGCAAATGATGGAAAAGAGATAGCAAGTCATATGATAGAGGGTTATATAGAGTTAAATCAAAATATCACAAATACAATAAATTTAATTCAAGATATACAAATGTCAAGTAAAGAACAATTAATGGGAATAGAACAAATCAATGATGCAGTAAATAGCCTTGACCAACAAACACAACAAAATGCAATGATAGCTAGTCAAACTCATGATGTAGCAGTATTAACTGATGAAATAGCAAAATTAGTTGTAAGTAATGCAAATGATAAAGAATTTATTGGGAAAGATGAAGTTAAAGCTAAAAATATAAATACAAACAAAAAGGGAAGATTCTAAAATCTTCCTAAAAAAGAAAATTATTTTGAACTAAAATATTGTTATTATTTGTGAATGATGATTTTTAATGTTTGATTTTGTAATGTGGATGGGGTAGAAGGATTCGAACCTTCGAATGACGGTACCAAAAACCGTTGCCTTACCGCTTGGCGATACCCCAAAAAAAGGTGATTAAAGAATGGAGCTGGTGAAGGGAGTCGAACCCCCGACCTGCTGATTACAAATCAGCTGCTCTAGCCAACTGAGCTACACCAGCATTCTTTATTATAAATGGTGTCAAGAGAGGAACTTCGATTTATCTTTCTGAATGCCCTATCTTACGAAGTTTTAACTTTTTTAAAGTTACCCGTACTGCTACTGGTACTGCTAAAAAAATCTACTTTTCATGCAAAATCAATTTAAACATATCCTAAAAAATGTTATAACTGAATGCGGTTGAAATTATATTCAACATTAGATAAATTTTTCCTTAAATATTGTATAAAATATATATACAATTTTATATATTTCTATCTATATAATTACTAGATAATTTTATATAAGATATAAACAAATATTTTTCAAATATATCTTTGCAATGCTAAACTCTTTTAAGAATTTAGCATTGTTATTTGTTACTTATTTAAAAGTTCTCTAAAATCTTTATGTTCTAAAATATCTCCAATTAATTGTTTAATTGAAGGAGCAAAAGATGTACCCATATTATTACAAGCGGTTGATGCTAAGTATGATGAAGGATAATCTCTTTTTGTGTTAACTGTAATTGATTTACCATTTGATGAAGTTATTGTTACATTTATTTCCCAATAAGCATTTCCAAACATTGTACTTCCATAAATTTTATTTAGATTTCCAGATATTTTTAAATCTGAATTTTTATCATAAACACCTGCCATTTTTAGTTCACTAATTAAAGCTTCTTCTATATATTGTGAAAATGGTTCACCTTTTGGAGTTGATACAGTTTCAGCAAGTCTACACATTACACTACTTTCATCTTTGTTTGAAGCTGTAAAAGTTGAAACATCAAGTTTTAAATCTTTATAATTTCTTAGAATTTGAACATTGTCTGCTGAAACATTGTACTCATTTGTTTTTATCCCACAACCACTAAAAAGTAAAGTTGTAACTAAAGATGTTGATATTAATATTTTATTTTTCATTATTTTCCCTTTTATTAAAATGTATATTTAAAATTTGTATTGATTTTTTCATATGTATAATTAGGCATTTTGTCTGATGTCATATCATAAGTTTTATACTCAAGATTCATTGCAAAGTTTTTTGTAAATCTATAATCAACCCCTGCTCCATAACCAAAACCTGCTCCATTCATAGTATCAACAGATTGTAAAGCTCCTGAACCAATAGCATATAAAGCAAGATTGTTATCAAACATTGAATAACCTAGTTTTAAATCTGCATTTGAACTAAAAACATCTGCACTTTTACCGTCTTCTAAATCTACATTTCCATAAGCAAACTCAATAACTATTCCCACATAAATATCACTTTGTGTGTACCAATTTACTCCATATCCAACATTTACTTCCGTAAAATCTTTTTCTAAGACTTTTGCACTTGAAACCCCAATATGATAATCTGTCACATTTTGAGCAGATAAATTTAAAGCTAAAGCAGAAGTTACTATTGCCAATTTTGTTAATTTTTTCATTTTATTTCCTTGTTGTTTTGAATTGATTTGAATTATAAAAAAATAAGACGAACATATAAGTTCGTTTATTTTATAGATGGTAAAAAATTTTTATTTTTATGAAACTAAAAAACACCAATCAAAAAATTTCTTCCATAAACTTATTACTATATTTAAAACTTGATTATCTGGGAAAATTGCTTCTAAAAACACAAACATAAAACTTGCTAAAATATAGCAAAAAAACCAATATAAAATTTGATTTTCAATTCCCAAAAACTCTAAAACTACTCTTTTAAAAAATTTAAAATAAAAAAACAGTCCTAGCCCAAGTCCAATTATTGCACCTAACCATTTGATAAAATTTACTCCATTTCCTAAATGATTCATTATCTCATAACCAAAAATCATAAAAGGTAAATATGGATAAAGTAATACAAATAAAATTATTGCAAATCCATCTCTACCATTATTACAGTTATATCCATCACAAAATGGGTCACCACAACTACAACTCATAATAAACTCTTTTTTAATTTAAGTGATTATAAGTTGCTGTAAAGAAATAACTATTTTCATCAACAAAAAACTTTATATCAACATTTACAATACCTTGATATTTATTTGTTTTACACTCTTCAAATGCTGTTTCTTTAAGATAATTAAAAAACTCTCCATAAGCATCATTAAACTTTTTTAATTGAAGTTTTCCATCACTATCTCTATAAAATCTTCCTGTTGTTGAATACACTGATTGAAAATCTACAACTTGTAATGTTTTTTCATCTTTTCCAAAAAGTTTCAATTTTTGAGTTGGTGTATATGAACCAAAGTTTAATACTTCACAACTTGCAAATAATTGCGAAGATAAAATTGTAGATATTAATGTTCCTAAGATTATTTTTTTCATTTTGTTTTCCTTGTTTTAAATTAAAGGAATTATAAAAACTCTAAACGAAGATATAAATTCGTTTTATTAAAAAAAATATTATTAATTTAATTATTCTTTTATTTTAAAAAGGTATATTTTCTTATTTATTTAAAATGGAATAATTTAATGAAACATGATTATGATAAAACTGTTACAAGATTAATTACAATTCTTTCAAAATTTTCTCAAAATGAGATTGTAAATCCAAAAGAATTAGCCCAAGAGTTTAATGTTAGTGTTAGAACTATTCAAAAAGATTTAAAAGATAAACTTATGCCAAACTTTCCAATTTATATGTATAAAAAAGGTGAATATAGATTAAGTGAAGGTGCTTCTATCACTAAATCCCATTTAACAAATGATGAAATGATAATTTTATCTTTAGCTCTTTCAAAATTTAAAGATGTAAGTGATTTTGATATAACAACAGACAATCTTTTAAAAAAACTTTTAAAACCTAACTTAAACAATCCATACTTTATGAAATATGATGATATTGAAGATTTAGATATTGATTCAAAAATAGTTCAAACAATAGAAGATGCAATAGAGTATTCAAATATTATTGAAGTAAATACAAAAAATAGTTCTAAAATAGTTGAAGCCTATAAGATGACAAACTATGGAGGAATATGGTACTTATTTGCACGAGATACAAAAGATAATAAAATCAAAACATTTATGATTTCAAAAATAAAATCTGTTAATTTAACTTCAAAAAAATATAATTTTCCTAAACATGCAATTGAACAAATGCTTGACAAAGCACATTCGCCATATTATCAAGATGGAAATACTTATGATGTAAAAGTAAAAGTTTATAGTGAAATTGCCCATTTCTTTGAACAAAAAGAGTTTCTACAATCTCAAGAAATAGAAAAAAAACTAGAAGATGGAAGTTTAATAATCAATTTTGAAATAAGTCATGATGAAGATATAGATAATATTATCAAAGCTTGGTTACCACATATAGAGATAATAGAACCACTAAGATTTAGAGAGAAATTAAAAAATGAATTAAAAGAATATTTAGAAAAAATTCAATTCTAATTATTAAAACGAATTTACATTTTCGTAAACAAATTATATTATTAAAATTTAAAAACATAAGAGGTTTAAATGAACAAAAGAGTTTTTTTACTTGGTGGTAAAGATTTAGAAATGTTAGAAATCAAAAAAATTCTTTCAGAAAAAAATGAAACATATGAAAATAAAGATTTATCATGGGGTGCAAAATTAAGTGATTACAGAAATGAACTTGAAAAATATAATACTGATGATATAACAATTTATGGCATTGAGTTAGAAGAAGATATTAAAGCTCCTAAAAATTATATTGAAATAGAC
The genomic region above belongs to Arcobacter ellisii and contains:
- a CDS encoding PAS domain-containing protein, whose translation is MANEKETILDKNAFLVSETDLKGIIRFANEDFCKVAEYSLDELLGKPHSMVRHKDMPKKAFKSLWDTVQKGEVWTGYVKNATKNGGYYWVFATVYPFESCDGTRGYLSCRKRATPEEIKKAEILYEKWNKEN
- a CDS encoding response regulator, which gives rise to MNNINCFNKFNFIASDYNILIIEDSTSMIKIINTIFQKNGFNTFLSSTIKEAKDIISKNKIDYIILDINLPDGHGYEIIKELSSSVKIIVLTTQTDLQLKEVSYQKGVIDFINKDKNFLYKISEIPNLIKQFEKNKSKTILIVEDSFVVREQLKDILENRNYKILEAKDVKEAVDIINFNKIDLMLLDLELEKSNGYDFLIKNRTLILEKLNIKVVIITGNISSNLIRDSFRLGVKEIIRKPFVIEELILKTDIFINDKDIEDEMICKTQLLNQYKDTVDRSSIVSKANEKGIITYVNEAFCKISGYTQEELLGKPHNIVRHPDMDSLVFKEMWHTIKDLKIPWTGIVKNRKKDGSSYWVQTIINPILDENGNILEFIGIRTDITEIEKTKEYFKDQYDISQNNFQEVMNLSKLYENAIERSNIILRVDTNKIITYANEQFYKISGFTKEELVGKHYDFINRVIFNDDSFMEKMWQAIENKEIWKGQISNIFKDNKIHHFLATVVPIINTQGKIIEYLSIRKEITEVIKLHEEIEDTQREIIYKMGEIGESRSNETGNHVKRVAHYSKLLATLYGLDEKECDILFTASPMHDIGKVGVPDSILNKPGKLTEDEWKIMKKHTVIGHKILKNSKREILKAAAIVAMEHHEKWDGSGYPRGLKEEKIHIYGRITAIADVFDALGSNRCYKKAWEKEEIFKLFKEEKAKHFDPKLIDLFFENIDKFKEIRDRYKD
- a CDS encoding methyl-accepting chemotaxis protein yields the protein MEQNFAIISFKPDGTILHANDNFLNALGYKLSEVVGNHHRMFCNKTYTNTKEYSEFWNNLANGISLIDEFERFRKDGSSIWIQASYTPVRNKNGTVTRVVKFAQDITDSKKVIEAVKKAIDLAKAGILKQTIKETTQNQGIEELKNGVNELFEIVSNKVDGNLNKISDALSSYQKLDFRHRISGNDLGEVAIGLNNLANVVNEMLVENKTNGLTLDESSNILLANVDKLNISSNEAAASLEETAAALEQITSNIRNNTENIQKMASYSNSVTKSANDGEKLANQTTVAMEEINIQVNSINEAITVIDQIAFQTNILSLNAAVEAATAGEAGKGFAVVAQEVRNLASRSAEAAKEIKTIVENATKKANDGKEIASHMIEGYIELNQNITNTINLIQDIQMSSKEQLMGIEQINDAVNSLDQQTQQNAMIASQTHDVAVLTDEIAKLVVSNANDKEFIGKDEVKAKNINTNKKGRF
- a CDS encoding outer membrane protein, translating into MKKLTKLAIVTSALALNLSAQNVTDYHIGVSSAKVLEKDFTEVNVGYGVNWYTQSDIYVGIVIEFAYGNVDLEDGKSADVFSSNADLKLGYSMFDNNLALYAIGSGALQSVDTMNGAGFGYGAGVDYRFTKNFAMNLEYKTYDMTSDKMPNYTYEKINTNFKYTF
- a CDS encoding helix-turn-helix transcriptional regulator; amino-acid sequence: MKHDYDKTVTRLITILSKFSQNEIVNPKELAQEFNVSVRTIQKDLKDKLMPNFPIYMYKKGEYRLSEGASITKSHLTNDEMIILSLALSKFKDVSDFDITTDNLLKKLLKPNLNNPYFMKYDDIEDLDIDSKIVQTIEDAIEYSNIIEVNTKNSSKIVEAYKMTNYGGIWYLFARDTKDNKIKTFMISKIKSVNLTSKKYNFPKHAIEQMLDKAHSPYYQDGNTYDVKVKVYSEIAHFFEQKEFLQSQEIEKKLEDGSLIINFEISHDEDIDNIIKAWLPHIEIIEPLRFREKLKNELKEYLEKIQF